One genomic segment of Mangifera indica cultivar Alphonso chromosome 6, CATAS_Mindica_2.1, whole genome shotgun sequence includes these proteins:
- the LOC123218556 gene encoding NAD(P)H-quinone oxidoreductase subunit N, chloroplastic: MATVAAAATFLNYGAQSINIQPTKTPKLWNMRRVGTVKCNNNFGIGDFIGGDLIKPDIGRWLSDVEEHKALAIYTPHEGGYEGRYLNRLTYQGYYFLDLSARGLGDPETTLTKIHPVCPAHVGKQPIARWYFPPEVDYRLAALPPNAKGLVLWVLEAKVLSKSELQFLALLPTLRPKVKVIAECGNWRKFMWKPLKEIAGLTTEEPV, from the exons ATGGCGACTGTGGCAGCTGCTGCAACTTTCTTGAACTATGGGGCACAATCCATTAATATCCAACCCACAAAAACACCTAAATTGTGGAATATGAGACGAGTTGGAACAGTTAAATGCAATAATAATTTTGGAATAGGAGATTTCATTGGGGGTGATTTGATCAAACCTGATATTGGGCGTTGGCTTTCAGATGTGGAGGAGCACAAAGCTCTTGCTATTTATACTCCACACGAAGGAGGATATGAGGGCCGTTACCTAAATCGCCTTACTTACCAGGGCTACTACTTCCTCGACCTTTCTGCTCGTGGCCTCGGTGATCCTGAGACAACTCTAACTAAGATTCACCCTGTTTGTCCA GCCCATGTGGGAAAACAACCAATAGCAAGGTGGTACTTCCCACCTGAAGTTGATTACAGGCTTGCTGCATTGCCCCCAAATGCCAAAGGACTTGTGTTGTGGGTACTTGAAGCCAAG GTTCTGTCAAAGTCGGAATTGCAGTTTCTAGCTTTGCTTCCAACACTCCGTCCAAAAGTGAAGGTCATTGCAGAGTGTGGGAATTG GAGAAAGTTCATGTGGAAACCACTTAAAGAAATTGCTGGGCTGACTACTGAAGAGCCAGTGTAA